Proteins encoded in a region of the Cytobacillus pseudoceanisediminis genome:
- a CDS encoding HPr family phosphocarrier protein, with amino-acid sequence MKEIISTNVLVQNRFTMKKMLEIYQVAKQFEGTTYLYSKHKAVDASNLSKLVSFLLTVKPQTTLKIIVEGNEVQKHLEEIKEMCSNHVSVLRMSEKRLINSAETFQL; translated from the coding sequence ATGAAAGAAATAATTTCTACCAATGTTTTAGTCCAAAATAGGTTCACAATGAAGAAAATGCTTGAAATTTATCAAGTAGCAAAACAATTTGAAGGCACTACATACCTCTACAGCAAACACAAAGCTGTGGATGCCTCAAACCTGTCTAAATTAGTGTCTTTCCTATTAACAGTGAAGCCGCAAACGACCCTAAAAATCATTGTTGAAGGAAATGAAGTTCAGAAGCATCTGGAAGAAATCAAAGAAATGTGCAGCAACCATGTTTCAGTTCTTCGCATGTCAGAAAAACGCTTAATCAATTCAGCTGAAACATTTCAGCTATAA
- a CDS encoding universal stress protein encodes MFFEKIVVGYDDTDGSRQALNMAIELVKQHPEAQLLITQVFEETIENVPISNEKAIEPVRTNGYLLEGIQIPPLPVYHDESSATTHARVKHSVDNTFFNAREILEPYNINVKFDVIEGSPADSISEYAAAENADLIIVGSSGKGGIKKMFLGSTSSKIAKNAPCPVLIAKDKENPQIP; translated from the coding sequence ATGTTCTTTGAAAAAATTGTAGTTGGCTATGATGATACAGATGGAAGCAGACAGGCTTTAAATATGGCGATCGAATTGGTTAAGCAGCATCCTGAAGCCCAGCTTCTGATTACACAAGTCTTTGAGGAGACAATTGAAAATGTTCCCATAAGCAATGAGAAAGCAATAGAGCCTGTAAGGACAAATGGCTATCTGCTGGAAGGAATTCAAATACCGCCCCTGCCGGTATATCATGATGAATCCTCTGCCACGACTCACGCAAGAGTGAAACATAGTGTTGACAATACTTTTTTTAATGCAAGGGAAATTCTTGAGCCGTATAACATCAATGTAAAGTTCGATGTTATAGAAGGAAGTCCCGCTGACAGCATATCTGAATATGCCGCTGCCGAAAATGCCGATTTAATTATAGTGGGCAGCTCAGGCAAAGGCGGAATTAAAAAGATGTTCCTTGGGAGCACCAGCTCAAAAATTGCCAAAAATGCACCTTGCCCTGTGCTTATAGCTAAAGATAAGGAAAATCCGCAAATCCCTTAG
- a CDS encoding helix-turn-helix transcriptional regulator, whose protein sequence is MTRDEIILKVSDKIRLIRTEAGYTQDKMAEIIGVSKKTLVQIEKGRAEAGWSTVVAVCALFRETETVRFLFGNEPLEVLETIAREGIDYRKEKTLGGKLWWRELKRSNGLILQQNIISQHYRIIDQDHFRIYSSFDEASSKERFEELAAENKGLQ, encoded by the coding sequence TTGACTAGAGATGAAATTATACTGAAAGTTTCAGATAAGATCCGTCTTATCCGTACAGAGGCAGGATATACACAAGATAAGATGGCGGAAATTATTGGTGTTTCAAAGAAGACCCTGGTTCAAATTGAGAAAGGGCGGGCCGAAGCAGGATGGTCGACTGTGGTGGCTGTTTGTGCCTTATTCAGGGAAACGGAAACAGTCCGGTTTCTGTTTGGAAACGAACCCCTTGAAGTTCTGGAAACTATTGCAAGAGAGGGAATCGATTATAGGAAAGAAAAGACTCTTGGCGGAAAGCTCTGGTGGCGGGAATTGAAGAGAAGCAATGGTTTGATCCTTCAGCAGAATATCATCAGCCAGCATTACAGGATTATTGATCAGGACCATTTTCGAATTTACAGCAGTTTCGATGAAGCATCTTCTAAAGAACGGTTTGAGGAGCTGGCTGCAGAAAATAAAGGCCTTCAATAA
- a CDS encoding histidine kinase N-terminal domain-containing protein — protein MTIETNKAILELLLTEKENLLSEWNKKILINKDDPFKDKIKDNGTAMFQLIIQFLIKEGDELEEYIQKLAYSVAEQRVKAEINIGDFVYNVNLGRTIFLEILNRSEIHFHELQSLYEKISYCFDKFLYHAVSRYTDAKDQIIKEKTQFIDSTHKDRLTLLGQMTSSFIHEFRNPLTSVQGFIQLLKSENPTMKYLDIISNELEQLNFRISQFLLLSKKELIGKEKITFSLNELIDEVLIFLYPSILDGKVKILQDMNEDIYLNGYADEIRQVFINIIFNAIDVLTQYRSDPVIHIKSKWTPEGHIKLDIANNGPRIPEHLVSSIFEPFVTTKTLGTGLGLFVCREIIEKHQGTLTCDTESDWTVFSITLPTEKQTIVKG, from the coding sequence ATGACGATTGAAACAAATAAAGCTATATTGGAACTTCTGCTAACGGAAAAAGAAAACCTTTTAAGTGAATGGAATAAAAAAATACTCATTAATAAAGATGATCCTTTTAAAGATAAAATCAAAGATAATGGCACCGCCATGTTCCAATTGATTATTCAATTTCTGATAAAGGAAGGCGATGAACTTGAAGAATATATTCAAAAGCTTGCCTACTCTGTCGCTGAGCAGCGAGTGAAAGCAGAAATTAATATCGGAGACTTTGTTTATAATGTCAACTTGGGAAGAACAATTTTTCTCGAAATATTGAATCGTTCTGAAATACATTTTCATGAACTGCAGAGCCTGTACGAAAAAATCAGTTATTGCTTCGATAAATTCTTATATCACGCTGTATCCAGATATACGGATGCCAAAGATCAGATTATTAAGGAAAAGACACAATTTATCGATTCCACCCATAAAGATAGATTGACTCTGCTGGGCCAGATGACTTCCAGCTTTATTCATGAGTTCAGAAATCCGCTTACATCTGTACAGGGGTTTATCCAGCTGTTAAAATCCGAAAATCCTACCATGAAATACTTGGATATCATTTCAAATGAACTGGAGCAGCTGAATTTTAGAATTTCACAATTTTTGCTCCTCTCTAAAAAGGAACTGATCGGAAAAGAGAAAATCACTTTCTCTCTAAATGAATTAATAGATGAAGTCCTGATATTTCTCTATCCCAGTATCCTGGATGGAAAGGTTAAGATTCTTCAGGATATGAACGAAGATATATATTTGAATGGCTATGCTGATGAAATCCGTCAAGTATTTATCAATATTATCTTCAATGCCATTGATGTGCTTACTCAGTACCGCAGCGACCCTGTCATTCATATTAAAAGCAAATGGACTCCAGAAGGACACATAAAGCTTGATATTGCCAACAATGGGCCGAGAATTCCAGAGCATCTCGTCAGTTCCATTTTCGAACCATTTGTTACAACCAAAACACTCGGAACAGGGCTCGGTTTATTTGTATGCAGAGAGATAATTGAAAAACATCAAGGGACTCTCACCTGTGATACAGAGTCGGATTGGACCGTTTTCAGCATAACCCTGCCAACTGAAAAACAGACAATAGTCAAAGGCTGA
- a CDS encoding GNAT family N-acetyltransferase, with protein sequence MFSLKADEDIELQLFQLHHSEELFNLVDRNRNHLREWLPWVDNMASPVQYHSIIPIWLKQFADNNGFNAGIRYQGKLAGSIGFHQIDWNNRQTSIGYYLAKDFEGSGIMTRSVQAMINHAFFDLRLNRIEIRCGIRNGKSRAIPERLGFRHEGIIRDGEYLYNRYHDLAVYGLLAREWNY encoded by the coding sequence ATGTTTTCCTTAAAAGCAGATGAAGATATAGAATTGCAATTGTTCCAGCTTCATCATTCAGAAGAGCTTTTCAACCTGGTGGACAGAAACCGCAATCATTTAAGAGAATGGCTTCCATGGGTAGATAATATGGCTTCACCTGTACAGTATCACTCTATTATTCCAATATGGCTGAAACAGTTTGCCGATAACAACGGCTTTAATGCAGGAATCCGTTATCAGGGAAAACTTGCAGGCTCTATTGGTTTTCACCAGATCGACTGGAATAACAGACAAACCAGCATTGGGTATTACCTTGCAAAGGATTTTGAGGGAAGCGGAATTATGACACGAAGTGTGCAAGCCATGATTAATCATGCTTTCTTTGATTTAAGACTGAACAGAATCGAAATACGGTGCGGGATCAGAAATGGAAAAAGCCGCGCGATACCGGAGAGACTCGGCTTTCGTCACGAAGGAATCATCCGGGATGGAGAGTACCTTTATAATCGATATCACGACCTTGCCGTATATGGACTTCTGGCAAGAGAATGGAATTATTGA
- a CDS encoding MerR family transcriptional regulator, with protein MGELANIANVSKRTIDYYTSIGLIKAKRSKSNYRIYSEEVLSDLRFIEECKLLHLPLEEIKRKLEMKTKREIQTGEVEKHINAVTLQIKQLHQEIAVLMPLINTLDDEQKHGFSKKLTTESTALLRSLSDLTS; from the coding sequence ATCGGCGAATTAGCCAATATTGCTAATGTTTCTAAAAGAACTATAGATTACTACACTAGCATTGGCCTAATAAAAGCGAAACGCTCAAAATCAAATTATCGCATATATTCAGAAGAAGTTTTGTCTGATCTAAGATTTATTGAGGAATGCAAACTGCTGCATCTTCCGCTTGAAGAGATTAAGAGAAAACTAGAAATGAAAACGAAAAGGGAGATTCAGACAGGGGAAGTTGAAAAGCATATTAACGCAGTCACATTGCAGATTAAACAGCTTCATCAGGAAATAGCTGTTCTCATGCCGCTTATTAATACACTGGATGATGAACAAAAACATGGCTTTTCCAAGAAGCTGACTACTGAAAGCACTGCATTGCTCCGTTCCCTTTCCGACTTAACCAGCTGA
- a CDS encoding hemolysin family protein — translation MDILNLVFIAILIALTAFFVTSEFAIVKIRSSRIDQLIEEGNKNAIAAKKVISNLDEYLSACQLGITITALGLGWLGEPTIEHLLRPVINSFGLPSSISHVISFSIAFAFITFLHVVVGELAPKTLAIQKAEAVTLLTTRPLIWFYRVMYPIIWALNGSARLLTSMFGLKPASEHELAHSEEELRIILSESYESGEINQSEFKYVNKIFEFDNRIAKEIMVPRTEIVSLSKDDTLEDFLQIVQEEKFTRYPIIDGDKDHIIGMVNIKEVMTDLIMNRELSSSTLESYIRPIIRVIDSIPIHELLLKMQKERIHMAILMDEYGGTSGLVTVEDIIEEIVGEIRDEFDMDEVPMVRKTEEGQYIIDSKVLVSEVNDLLGTGINDEDIDTIGGWILTENYEAKQGDMIEYENYRFKILDMEEHHIKYIEVTAVPETEEPAPAKEVPFTETEVLS, via the coding sequence TTGGACATATTAAACTTGGTTTTTATAGCCATTTTAATTGCTTTAACGGCTTTTTTCGTTACATCGGAATTTGCCATTGTTAAAATACGAAGTTCCAGGATTGATCAGCTAATTGAAGAAGGTAATAAAAATGCAATTGCTGCGAAGAAAGTCATTTCGAATTTGGATGAATACCTTTCGGCCTGCCAGCTGGGAATTACCATTACAGCCCTCGGCCTTGGCTGGCTGGGTGAACCGACAATTGAACACCTGCTGCGGCCAGTGATCAACAGTTTCGGATTGCCGTCTTCCATTTCGCATGTTATCTCATTCAGCATTGCTTTTGCTTTTATCACCTTCCTGCACGTAGTTGTGGGGGAATTGGCTCCAAAGACTCTGGCAATACAAAAGGCAGAAGCGGTTACATTGTTAACAACACGTCCTTTAATCTGGTTTTACCGGGTTATGTATCCAATTATTTGGGCGCTGAATGGTTCTGCCCGCCTATTGACCAGCATGTTTGGATTAAAGCCTGCTTCTGAACACGAATTGGCACATTCTGAAGAAGAACTTCGCATTATTTTATCAGAAAGCTATGAAAGCGGCGAAATCAACCAATCTGAGTTTAAGTATGTAAATAAAATCTTTGAGTTTGATAACCGTATCGCGAAAGAAATCATGGTTCCGCGTACAGAAATTGTTTCTTTATCAAAAGATGATACACTAGAAGACTTCCTGCAAATCGTTCAGGAAGAGAAATTTACACGCTATCCCATTATAGATGGGGATAAGGATCATATCATTGGCATGGTCAACATAAAAGAAGTCATGACAGATCTCATTATGAACAGGGAATTATCATCAAGCACCCTAGAATCATACATTCGTCCCATTATCAGGGTCATTGACAGCATACCTATCCATGAGCTGCTGCTAAAAATGCAGAAAGAACGGATTCACATGGCCATCTTAATGGATGAGTACGGCGGTACCTCAGGGTTAGTTACTGTTGAGGATATCATTGAAGAAATTGTGGGTGAAATCCGCGATGAATTCGACATGGATGAAGTTCCCATGGTCAGAAAGACGGAAGAAGGCCAATATATCATTGATTCAAAAGTTCTTGTCAGCGAAGTTAATGACTTGCTGGGAACCGGCATTAATGATGAAGATATCGATACCATCGGCGGCTGGATTTTGACAGAAAATTACGAAGCCAAACAAGGCGATATGATCGAATATGAAAATTACCGGTTTAAAATACTTGATATGGAAGAGCATCATATTAAGTATATTGAAGTAACAGCAGTACCAGAAACAGAAGAGCCGGCACCTGCAAAAGAAGTGCCTTTTACTGAAACCGAGGTATTGTCATAA
- a CDS encoding sensor histidine kinase has translation MKVKYFYQLLISHVSILILAFLLLSLLFSQFVESYIFENKVEELDSYGEQILTDLTVRIEGDEQFLTEYSQLLDARNIKYILFDHKGRVLYPELKSDPMIQLTKSEWAEISKGNKVTVKHDIERFGQEVTLVAMPYMQGGNMVGGVLLLSPITGAMEIISQLNRFLLYTIFISLSATILLSLVLSKNLIKRITDLRNAASMISSGNYDVNVPYTYMDEIGELAKDFNDMAARLKESNEEIKRLENRRRKFIADVSHELRTPLTTISGLAEGIKGGLIPEAEKEKGMILIDREAKRLIRLVNENLDYEKIRSNQLQLNKMDIDLLEAFEIVKEQLEFQAGEKGNRIYLEAEEGVSVHADYDRLIQILVNIVKNSIQFTDQGSIILRGHEGPDQTVIEIEDTGIGIDPQEIESIWLRFYKADLSRTNHSFGEFGIGLSIVKQLVQLHSGEIAVSSEKEKGTKFTIKFPRKTASSQ, from the coding sequence ATGAAGGTTAAATATTTTTATCAGCTGTTGATAAGTCATGTCAGCATCCTCATTCTGGCATTCCTGTTATTAAGCCTTCTTTTCTCCCAGTTTGTTGAGAGTTATATTTTTGAGAATAAAGTGGAAGAGCTTGATTCCTATGGCGAACAGATCCTGACTGATTTAACAGTCAGGATAGAGGGTGATGAACAATTTTTAACAGAATACAGCCAGCTGCTCGATGCAAGGAATATAAAATACATACTCTTTGATCATAAAGGGAGGGTCTTGTATCCGGAGCTTAAATCAGATCCGATGATTCAGCTCACCAAATCTGAGTGGGCTGAAATTTCGAAAGGAAATAAAGTAACTGTAAAGCATGATATAGAACGCTTCGGCCAGGAGGTAACACTGGTTGCCATGCCTTATATGCAGGGGGGCAATATGGTTGGCGGAGTTTTGCTTCTGTCGCCTATAACTGGAGCGATGGAGATTATCAGCCAATTAAATCGATTTTTATTATATACCATTTTTATTTCACTCTCTGCGACCATCCTGTTGAGCCTGGTTCTCTCTAAAAATCTTATCAAGAGGATAACGGATCTTAGGAATGCTGCCTCTATGATCTCTTCCGGGAACTATGATGTGAATGTACCATACACCTATATGGATGAAATCGGTGAATTGGCTAAAGACTTTAACGATATGGCAGCCAGATTGAAGGAATCTAATGAAGAAATTAAAAGACTGGAGAATAGAAGGAGGAAATTCATTGCTGATGTCTCGCATGAGCTGCGGACTCCTTTGACCACCATCAGCGGTTTGGCTGAAGGCATTAAAGGAGGACTTATTCCGGAAGCGGAAAAAGAAAAAGGGATGATCCTGATTGACAGGGAGGCCAAGAGACTTATTCGTCTGGTAAACGAAAATCTGGATTATGAAAAGATCCGGTCCAATCAGCTGCAGCTGAATAAAATGGATATTGATCTTCTGGAAGCATTTGAAATAGTTAAGGAACAGCTGGAATTTCAGGCAGGAGAAAAAGGAAACAGGATATATCTTGAGGCAGAAGAAGGGGTTTCAGTTCATGCAGATTATGACCGGCTAATTCAAATTTTGGTTAATATTGTAAAGAATAGCATTCAATTCACCGATCAAGGCTCCATAATTTTAAGAGGACATGAAGGTCCTGATCAAACAGTGATCGAAATAGAGGACACGGGTATAGGCATCGATCCTCAAGAAATCGAGTCTATCTGGCTGCGTTTTTATAAAGCGGATTTATCCAGGACCAACCATTCCTTTGGTGAATTTGGCATTGGGCTTTCCATTGTTAAACAGCTTGTTCAGCTGCACAGCGGGGAGATTGCTGTCAGCAGTGAAAAAGAGAAAGGGACTAAATTTACGATTAAGTTTCCACGGAAAACAGCATCTTCTCAATAA
- a CDS encoding response regulator transcription factor, producing the protein MKILVVEDNESVCSMLEMFFMKEGYHGVFVHDGQQGFEHFNKERWDLLIVDWMLPIMDGVTLCRKIRELSKVPIIMLTAKDSESDQVLGLEMGADDYVTKPFSPLTLMARIKAVTRRFQAETGSADEPHYVASEYFKISKESREAYYNGQLLKNLTPKEFDLLYYLVKHPKQVFTREQLLDSVWGYQFYGDERTVDVHIKRLRKKIGTEEQPFIHTVWGVGYKFDETAADNEG; encoded by the coding sequence ATGAAAATTCTTGTTGTGGAAGATAATGAAAGTGTCTGTTCAATGCTGGAAATGTTCTTTATGAAAGAAGGGTACCATGGTGTCTTTGTCCACGATGGGCAGCAGGGGTTTGAGCATTTTAATAAAGAAAGATGGGACTTACTTATTGTCGATTGGATGCTTCCTATTATGGATGGAGTGACTCTCTGCCGTAAAATAAGGGAATTGAGCAAGGTCCCGATCATTATGCTGACGGCTAAAGATAGCGAGTCCGATCAGGTTCTGGGCCTTGAAATGGGTGCTGATGATTATGTGACCAAGCCATTCAGTCCGCTGACGCTAATGGCCAGGATCAAAGCGGTGACACGCAGGTTTCAGGCAGAAACAGGATCAGCGGATGAACCCCACTATGTTGCCAGTGAATACTTCAAAATCAGCAAAGAATCCAGAGAGGCCTATTATAATGGGCAGCTTCTCAAGAATTTAACCCCGAAGGAATTTGACTTGCTGTATTATCTTGTAAAACATCCGAAACAGGTTTTTACAAGAGAGCAGCTGCTTGATAGTGTATGGGGTTATCAGTTTTATGGAGATGAAAGAACGGTAGATGTACATATAAAAAGGCTCAGGAAAAAAATAGGCACGGAAGAGCAGCCTTTTATCCATACTGTATGGGGTGTTGGCTATAAATTTGATGAAACGGCAGCAGATAATGAAGGTTAA
- a CDS encoding ArsR/SmtB family transcription factor, giving the protein MTEENAPYPADLDEETLFMVSQTFKALSDPTRLRILHLLFHGEYSVNEIAENLSLLQSTVSHQLRFLKNLRLVKFRREGTTLFYSHDDEHVISLLNQAIEHSQHS; this is encoded by the coding sequence ATGACAGAAGAAAACGCGCCGTACCCAGCCGATCTGGATGAAGAAACCTTATTCATGGTTTCCCAGACATTCAAAGCATTATCAGATCCAACCAGGCTTAGAATTCTTCATTTATTATTTCACGGAGAGTATTCGGTAAATGAGATTGCCGAAAATTTATCACTGCTTCAGTCTACGGTTTCTCACCAGCTGCGCTTTTTGAAAAACCTGCGGCTGGTAAAATTCCGCCGTGAAGGAACCACTCTTTTCTACAGCCATGATGATGAACACGTCATTAGTTTATTGAACCAGGCAATCGAACATAGCCAGCATTCATGA
- a CDS encoding NCS2 family permease, translated as MSSFFRFRERETSYKQETIAGLTTFLSMAYILIVNPIILSQAGMDKGAVFTATALSAIIGSLLIGLLSNYPIGIAPSMGLNSFFTFSVCIGMGIPWQTALTGVFVSGILFVILSLLKIREKIINVIPKDLKHAIAGGIGFFIAFIGLKNAGLIVGNEATFVAIGDFKSPVTLLAVFCFILTIVLMVRGVKGAIFYGMVISAVAGMLIGLIDKPEKIVGAIPSLEPTFGEVFQNIDQIFTPEMLAVIFTFLFVAFFDTAGALIAIASQAGLMKNNEIPNAGKALLADSSATVVGSVLGTSTTASMIESSSGIAAGGRTGFTSVIISACFAIALFFSPLLGVITAEVTSPALIIVGALMAMEVKHIDWGKLEIAIPAFVTILMMPLTFSVATGIALGFILYPITMLALKRPKEIHPIMYGLCIAFMGYFVYLA; from the coding sequence ATGTCATCTTTTTTCCGGTTTCGTGAAAGAGAAACATCATACAAACAGGAAACAATCGCAGGTTTAACGACATTTTTATCAATGGCATATATATTAATTGTAAATCCAATTATACTTAGCCAGGCTGGAATGGATAAAGGAGCTGTCTTTACGGCTACGGCGCTGTCGGCAATTATTGGCTCTTTATTAATTGGCTTGCTGTCCAATTATCCAATTGGGATTGCACCAAGCATGGGACTCAATTCTTTCTTCACTTTTTCTGTCTGCATCGGGATGGGCATTCCATGGCAAACGGCTTTAACTGGTGTATTTGTTTCAGGGATTTTATTTGTGATTTTAAGCTTATTAAAAATACGGGAAAAAATTATTAACGTTATACCCAAGGATTTAAAGCATGCAATAGCAGGCGGGATTGGCTTTTTTATTGCTTTTATCGGATTGAAAAATGCCGGTTTGATTGTAGGAAATGAGGCGACATTTGTTGCAATTGGCGATTTTAAATCCCCAGTCACGCTGCTGGCAGTTTTCTGTTTTATCCTAACAATCGTGTTAATGGTAAGGGGAGTTAAAGGTGCCATTTTTTATGGTATGGTCATTTCAGCTGTTGCTGGAATGTTAATTGGCCTTATTGATAAACCGGAAAAAATTGTGGGGGCCATTCCGAGCCTTGAACCGACATTTGGTGAAGTTTTTCAGAATATTGATCAAATCTTTACCCCGGAAATGCTGGCAGTCATATTCACTTTCTTATTTGTTGCCTTTTTTGATACGGCTGGAGCCTTAATCGCCATTGCAAGTCAGGCGGGATTGATGAAGAATAATGAAATCCCTAATGCGGGAAAAGCGCTTCTGGCAGATTCGAGTGCTACTGTAGTCGGTTCTGTGCTTGGAACTTCTACAACTGCCTCCATGATTGAGTCCAGTTCAGGGATTGCGGCCGGAGGAAGGACAGGCTTTACTTCTGTTATCATCTCTGCGTGCTTCGCTATTGCATTATTCTTTTCTCCATTACTCGGTGTCATTACGGCCGAAGTTACGTCTCCGGCACTTATCATTGTCGGAGCACTGATGGCTATGGAAGTGAAACATATCGATTGGGGAAAACTGGAAATAGCTATTCCGGCATTTGTAACCATCTTAATGATGCCGCTGACTTTCAGTGTAGCAACTGGGATTGCACTCGGCTTCATCTTATACCCAATCACAATGCTGGCATTGAAAAGGCCAAAAGAAATTCATCCAATAATGTATGGACTATGTATTGCATTTATGGGGTATTTTGTTTATCTTGCATAA
- a CDS encoding DUF948 domain-containing protein produces the protein MFIVYASLILIAASLIFLGIYAFKAYKDAKPAIKKLTAISTVMQLKADQLKNGIDELTATQKEIQRDINYKKQTFNNTISAVKETPKKIKKWWNIKIPFIHQIK, from the coding sequence ATGTTCATTGTATATGCAAGCTTGATTCTTATTGCAGCGTCCCTGATCTTTCTGGGCATCTATGCTTTTAAAGCATACAAGGATGCCAAACCGGCAATTAAGAAACTGACAGCTATAAGCACTGTTATGCAGCTAAAAGCAGATCAATTAAAAAATGGGATTGACGAACTGACAGCAACCCAGAAAGAAATTCAAAGAGATATCAATTATAAGAAACAGACCTTTAATAATACGATATCCGCTGTAAAAGAAACACCGAAGAAAATAAAGAAATGGTGGAACATCAAAATACCTTTTATCCACCAAATTAAATAA
- a CDS encoding YihY/virulence factor BrkB family protein, whose amino-acid sequence MHKVIQFGKKLGKEFKKDRATGLAAEQAYYYMLSIFPLLILLISIVPYLSLDPQKALSYLQSVMPSDSFNVIEDNVVDIITKPNGGLLTFGIIGTLWSASNGMQAFIRAMNDAFDVEETRSFIKSRLISIGLTLGLLAAFIIAMVLPVFGKVIMNFVENFINIPDGMQILINVLRWAIAFVIMVTVLAILYKVAPNKHFPFKQVLPGAIAATVMWQLISFGLSFYVSNFGNYSATYGSLGGVIVLMLWFFLTGLALVIGGEISALYHRNNTLKPGRGKKDDKENSKVQTDAEAYRTLSIK is encoded by the coding sequence ATGCATAAGGTTATTCAATTTGGCAAGAAGCTCGGAAAGGAATTTAAGAAAGATCGGGCAACCGGGCTTGCAGCCGAACAAGCATATTATTATATGCTCTCCATTTTTCCTTTGTTAATTCTGCTTATCTCTATTGTTCCATATCTTTCACTGGATCCTCAAAAAGCATTATCATACTTGCAGAGTGTAATGCCGTCAGATTCATTTAATGTTATTGAAGATAATGTAGTGGATATCATTACGAAGCCGAACGGCGGCCTGCTGACGTTCGGTATCATAGGTACTTTATGGTCCGCTTCTAATGGAATGCAGGCATTCATAAGAGCCATGAATGACGCCTTTGATGTGGAGGAAACGAGGTCATTTATAAAATCAAGACTAATATCCATAGGTTTGACTCTTGGTTTGCTCGCAGCATTCATCATTGCTATGGTTCTTCCCGTGTTCGGGAAAGTCATCATGAACTTTGTTGAGAATTTTATTAATATACCTGATGGGATGCAGATACTGATCAATGTATTGAGATGGGCCATTGCTTTTGTAATCATGGTTACAGTTCTGGCTATTCTTTATAAGGTGGCACCAAATAAACATTTTCCTTTCAAACAGGTCTTGCCAGGCGCCATAGCCGCAACGGTTATGTGGCAGCTTATATCATTTGGCTTGTCATTTTATGTAAGCAATTTTGGGAATTATTCCGCCACATACGGAAGCCTTGGCGGAGTCATTGTATTGATGCTATGGTTCTTTTTAACCGGACTTGCCCTTGTTATTGGCGGGGAAATCAGTGCCCTCTATCACAGAAATAATACACTCAAGCCGGGCCGAGGAAAGAAAGATGACAAAGAAAATTCCAAGGTGCAAACAGATGCAGAAGCCTATCGTACACTTTCAATAAAATAG